From a region of the Lactuca sativa cultivar Salinas chromosome 4, Lsat_Salinas_v11, whole genome shotgun sequence genome:
- the LOC111913722 gene encoding uncharacterized protein LOC111913722, whose protein sequence is MAEERGAEAKDEKTLNIDGGGKPLNAEEYDKDSDARETTKNGDVVVTGRKLVAKKRSYEFTPSSLSCDCFHNKDFGRDTSRLDLISFRYFDVYGENPDMGKGSYGGGGGRKDSGMTQQVTVVSYNGDVVQGSMKEGSGDGGEPVSHKLEQEKCNIDVKPVIKRSQEKKGSGGADVDGDQDGGCMVAVGCGETWLWSWVCGKKSFK, encoded by the exons ATGGCGGAGGAAAGAGGTGCGGAAGCCAAAGATGAAAAAACCCTAAACATTGATGGCGGTGGTAAACCACTCAACGCCGAAGAGTATGATAAAGACTCTG ATGCACGAGAGACGACGAAAAATGGGGACGTGGTTGTAACTGGCCGAAA ATTGGTGGCCAAAAAGCGCAGTTATGAATTTACCCCTTCCTCATTGTCATGTGACTGTTTCCATAACAAAGATTTCGGAAGGGACACAAGTAGACTCGATTTGATTAGTTTCCGTTATTTTGATGTTTATGGAGAAAATCCTGACATGGGAAAGGGTAGTTATGGAGGTGGAGGTGGTAGAAAGGATAGTGGTATGACTCAACAAGTTACCGTTGTTAGTTACAATGGTGATGTAGTCCAAGGATCTATGAAGGAAGGAAGTGGTGATGGTGGGGAGCCAGTATCCCATAAACTGGAGCAGGAAAAGTGTAATATTGATGTTAAACCTGTAATTAAAAGATCACAGGAGAAAAAGGGTAGTGGTGGCGCTGATGTTGATGGTGATCAAGATGGAGGATGTATGGTGGCAGTAGGATGTGGAGAGACATGGTTGTGGTCGTGGGTTTGTGGAAAAAAgagttttaaataa